In Porites lutea chromosome 7, jaPorLute2.1, whole genome shotgun sequence, a single window of DNA contains:
- the LOC140944550 gene encoding fatty acyl-CoA hydrolase precursor, medium chain-like encodes MALLALCAFLPLVSTVTVSTRYGKIEGFISRYPNISARFNSVNKFLGVPFASPPVGKLRLKPPQPPKEWKPRVRQAKEHGALCMQGKGLEFLTKLFAKNFSYSEDCLYLDIYTPNVTLNLPVMVWIHGGGYDSGTSVTFPGDILSLQGVVVVVIQYRLGAFGFFTTGDSEALGNFGMLDQVEALKWVKENIDNFGGDPGKVTLFGESAGGLSVSLHLLSPLSKDLFHGVIAESGVDLAPFAIQQLSIGVRNSKEVAEKVKCPSSDHKAMVGCLQEKKAADIQKASDAVNFRFIDQPKWAPVVDKHFLHDTPRNLRKKKDFKIAPMMITFNSDEAAGTLGLMAKLSFGLTESVDNGVSPTFFKTFLTKLASARIKEAKTADLITDALEFMYTPWPDSSNLYALRSQLVNVLSDLMFFAPSHEVAAIQSQVSPVYMFEFAHHSKVSFGSEWMGVVHANNIMYDFGVPLLPNSPFNYDAADRNVSLFIMALYANFAGTGDPTPQPVSGVTLGKFNSSHRTYLKVQVSPKMAASFYPRRMSFWNDYYPKLEQVKFDDEKKHSSGASVGVSLGLFVVVITVLINYPVL; translated from the exons ATGGCATTGTTAGCATTATGTGCGTTTTTGCCTCTGGTCTCGACAGTAACAGTATCAACAAGGTATGGAAAGATCGAAGGGTTCATATCTCGTTACCCAAATATTTCTGCCCGTTTCAACTCTGTAAACAAGTTTTTAGGTGTACCGTTCGCCTCTCCACCAGTGGGAAAACTCAGGCTGAAACCGCCACAACCACCCAAGGAATGGAAACCCCGCGTTCGTCAAGCGAAGGAGCATGGCGCTCTTTGCATGCAAGGCAAAGGCCTCGAGTTCTTAACCAAGCTTTTCGCTAAAAACTTCTCTTACAGTGAAGATTGCTTGTATCTTGACATCTACACTCCGAACGTAACCTTGAATTTACCGGTGATGGTCTGGATTCACGGGGGAGGCTATGATAGCGGTACCTCGGTCACCTTTCCCGGTGATATTTTGTCTCTACAAGGCGTGGTAGTAGTCGTGATCCAATATCGTCTGGGGGCATTTGGCTTCTTTACAACCGGGGATTCCGAGGCCCTTGGAAACTTTGGAATGTTAGATCAGGTCGAAGCACTGAAGTGGGTCAAAGAAAACATTGACAATTTTGGTGGGGACCCCGGCAAGGTTACCTTATTTGGAGAAAGCGCCGGGGGACTAAGTGTGAGTCTACATCTTTTGTCGCCCCTTTCCAAAGATCTCTTCCATGGGGTCATTGCGGAAAGTGGCGTAGATTTAGCTCCCTTTGCAATTCAACAGCTGTCGATTGGTGTCCGAAACAGCAAAGAGGTAGCAGAGAAAGTGAAGTGTCCATCGAGTGATCACAAAGCCATGGTTGGCTGCCTTCAGGAGAAAAAAGCTGCTGATATACAAAAAGCTTCAGACGCAGTTAACTTTCGGTTTATCGATCAGCCGAAATGGGCTCCAGTTGTGGACAAACACTTTCTCCATGACACTCCTCGGAATTTGCGAAAGAAGAAAGATTTCAAAATCGCACCAATGATGATCACCTTTAACAGCGACGAGGCTGCAGGTACTCTTGGCTTGATGGCAAAGCTATCGTTTGGGCTGACGGAGAGTGTGGACAATGGAGTGAGTCCGACGTTCTTCAAGACCTTCCTCACAAAACTCGCTAGCGCACGAATCAAGGA AGCAAAGACAGCTGACCTTATAACCGATGCACTGGAGTTTATGTACACCCCATGGCCTGACAGCAGCAATCTTTACGCACTCCGAAGCCAACTTGTGAACGTTCTTAGTGATTTAATGTTCTTCGCACCAAGTCATGAGGTCGCCGCCATTCAAAGCCAAGTTTCTCCAGTTTACATGTTCGAATTTGCCCACCATTCAAAGGTGAGTTTTGGATCGGAGTGGATGGGTGTGGTCCATGCCAACAACATTATGTACGACTTTGGAGTCCCATTACTGCCGAATTCGCCATTCAATTACGACGCGGCCGACAGAAACGTGAGCTTGTTTATCATGGCCTTGTACGCAAACTTTGCCGGAACGGGTGATCCGACACCACAACCAGTGAGCGGTGTTACGCTGGGGAAGTTTAACTCTAGCCACAGAACTTATCTGAAGGTTCAAGTCAGTCCCAAGATGGCGGCATCGTTTTATCCTCGAAGAATGTCGTTTTGGAATGACTATTATCCCAAACTGGAGCAAGTGAAGTTTGATGATGAGAAAAAGCACTCAAGCGGAGCTAGCGTTGGCGTCAGCTTGGGActgtttgttgttgtcataACAGTCCTTATTAACTACCCCGTTCTTTAA